The Verrucomicrobiota bacterium region CTATGCTTCCAAATCACTTCACCCGTCTGTGCATCAAAGCAATAGACGGTGTCTTTGTCATCTACATTACCAAGCGTGTAGAGGCGATTATCTGATACCGCCATAGATGAGCATCCCTTGCCCACCTCGGCGGTCCAAAGTTGATTTGGTTTTTGCGAACTCCAATCTAGGTTTGAAATAGTTTCTTTCGAAACCCCATCTCTAGCCATACCTCTCCATTGTGGCCAGTCATCCCCATACAAATGGATCGAACAACTAAACGTCAACAGTATGAGACTAAGATGATGTAATTTTTCCCTCATAGATAAATCCTAAATCCAATTCATTATGCTTGCAACTTCTCAAACCGTTTGATGAAACAATAAAACATTCATTCAATTTTTAATCGAGAAACCGCATACTGTGCCATCACCTGCGCCAATAACCACCCACCCAGGAACTACCGCAGGACTTGAGGATAAACGCGAACCTATATCATACTGCCATACCAGCTCCCCGTCTTCATAAGTGACGCCATAGAATCGCCCGTCATTAGAGGCAACTAATACTACATCCCCGGCTATTACTGGAGATGAATCAACATCCCCCCTGGTCGCAAAATCCCACCAAAGCTCACCCGTATTCCTATCCAAACAATATACAAACTTATCTCGGCACCCGATGATAAGATACTCTTCAGTCACTGCTGGCGATGAAAAATAAGGGAAGTCGTTTCGCTTGAAACGCCATTTTTCTAAACCACTTCTGATGTCCACAGCTAAAACCTCCTCTCCGTAATGTCCTACATACCCAAAGCCACCTCTAACCGCCATAGAGCCCGCAATATATGATCCCGCTTCAATCAAACGAATTTGCTTACCCGTTGCTAAATCAATGACATAGATATTTGTATCGCACCCGCCGAGTAACACCTCATTCTTCTCTGTAACAGCTGGCGTACCATTGACACGATCCCCCGTTTCAAATTTCCAAAATAGATTTCTTTCCTCCGAGTCAAAACAATAGATTGAACCATCATAGGAACCTATTAGAACGAGTGTTTTATCATTCAATTGAGCGACATTAGGTGAAGACTTGATTTCACCCTCCGTTTCATAGATCCAGAGTGTCTTACCAGAATCCATGTCCAAGGCGTAAAACTCCCCTGCCTGGTTTCCCACAAAGATAACATCGCCAACGACTGCGCCCCCGCCTTCAACATTTGATACAAGCTCACGCTCCCATATCACCGATCCCGTCGACAAAGAAAGCGCTACAAACTTGCCAGCATCATTTCCTATAAAGACCTTATCCTTAGCGATAACTGGTGAACTTTTTACGGGAGCACCAGTATCATATTCCCAAGTCAGTTCTACCCCAGGCACTGATACATTCACAACTCCCTGTAACTGTTTGTTGCCACGAAATGGATTCCACTTTGCTTCGAAATTAGATTCAGATTGTTCAATAGTATTGTGGGTAAGATCTCCATCTCCACAGCTAGCAAGTGCAAGAAGTAACACAACTGGGATGCAACTAGATTGATACCTATCCATTTCTACATTAAGATAACTCTACATGGAGAAAGAACAAGCCATCCAACAAATCCGTGAGGCCTGCAATGAGATTTCAACTAGCCTTATGCAAATCCACCCGGCCCTATCAGGACTAAATCATGAGAAAACTAAAGATGCTATCATCAAGACCAGCTATGAACTGACAAAAAATGTTGAAGGTATTAAGAAGCATATCGCCAAACTCGAACAACGAGACAGCCAAGACACCATCACTTAAACCCGTATCACGCCATAGAAGTTGAAGGACATGGGTAAAAGCTTGGGTGACAAGGAAAAACGAAGCAATCAAGTGCGTGGAGCGCCCATCCAGAAAGAGTAGAAACATGGCCCTCAAAAAGGTAATACATCTTGGAGACTTTATGTTTCTTGAGGACAAGGCCTTACATAGATCCTTGAGTCTCTATGTCATTATTCGGGTTAAGCTCTTTGTATTGGTCTCTATCCTATTCTCCAACTCTTACCATCTGTTTAGGGAACGCCTAGGGTATGCCACCCTACTACTTCAGAGATTTCCCAAGAAGCAAGTGCGCGCAAGAACCTTTCCTCTTTGTGAGTGCCTTATGCTCTTTTTTTTCATTTCTCTAAAAATCTCATATGCAAACCTCAATACACCTAAGACATTAGACAACCGCTTTAAAATAGAATTAGTAGCGAAAGAACCTGATATCGTCACACCAGTTGGCGCATGCTTTAATCACAAGGGCCAGTTACTCGTAATCGAATCTCACACCCACCTTGCCAAAGGCAAACAACCCTTTCCTCATGATCGCATACGCATTCTATCTGATTCAGATGATGACGGCATCCCTGACAAATTCGACACCTTTTACGAAGGGTGCACAAACACCATGAGTCTTATCTACGGAAAAGGCAACTGGCTTTATGTCGCAACACGCCAGAAAATATTCAGAATCAAAGACACGGATGATGATCACAGGGCCGACATAGAAGAAACCATCATCACTCTTGAAACTTCTGAGGACTACCCACACAACGGGCTAGCGGGAGTTTGTTTCGATCGAAACGGAAAGCTTCATTTCGGTTTTGGAGAGAATATGGGCAAACCCTATGAGATCTATGGCACGGACCTGATTTGCTACAAAGGTCATGGCGATGGAGGCAGCATCTATCAATGTGACCCGGATGGCAAGAACCTCAAACAGATAGCAACTGGATTTTGGAATCCATTTAGCATGTGCTTCGATTCAGCAGGAAGACTTTTTGCAGTTGATAATGATCCTGACAGCCGACCTCCTTGTCGATTACTCCATATTGTACCTGGTGCTGACTTCGGTTATCAAGTTCGCTATGGCCGCAAAGGCACCCACCCCATGCAGTCCTGGAATGGGGAACTCCCTGGCACCCAAGGTATGGTATGTGGAACAGGGGAAGCTCCAAGTGGAATTATTGATTATCACGGAATGTTGCTAGGCACGAGTTGGGGACATCACACAATTGAACACTATGAAATCAGCCCGAAAGGAGCCACGTGGACTGGACATAAGAGGATCATCGTCCAGGGTAATGGTCAGTTCCGCCCGGTGGATTTCGCCCTAGCGCCAGACAATTCCATTTACATCACAGATTGGGTAGACACTCGTTATCCTGTTCATGGGAAAGGGCGTATTTGGCGACTCTCCTGGATCGAGCAGTCCTTACCTAAGCCATCCTTTGCTCATCTAACTAAAGCGGAAGAGGAAGCACAAATCATCCTTCAAACCCATGATCATAAAACCCTTTTAGCAGCATTATCTCATGAAGACCCAACTATTCGAACTGCTGCTCGCTGGCAACTACAAAATGATTTGAGCATAGAACAAATCAACCTTTCATCACTCCCCCCGCAGCAGCGCTTTGGTCTCTACCATGCACTCCGCAAACAATTCGACCTAGGAAAGCATTCTTTAGCCAAGCGAGATGAGCTTCTTCGCACTGGGCTTCAAGACCCTGACACCAACATCCAATTTCTAGCTGTGCAATGGATTGCTGACCATCACCTTAAAGAATATGAGAAAGATCTTGAGTTTCTCCTAAAAAATAATATTGATCATCCCTATCTTTTCAAAGCAACTCTTGCCGCCATCAGCCTGCTAGAGGGAGCAAAGGCCAACAATTTTAATATCATCAAAGTTCTTTTCAACTTACTTGAAGACGATAAACAAGTCGCCAAAGTTGGGCCACTAGCCTTAAGCCTTTTCCCACCTCATGAAAGCAAGCTAACCCTAGCTCGCCTAAAAGAACTTACTCTAATGAAGGACCCGCAGATTGTACGACAGGCTACTCGTATCCTAGCGCTCCGTGGATCGAATAAAAACCCAGATGAAGAAACCATGGACCTGCTTGCAGACATCGCCAAGTCCAACCCTCATCCTGAGGCACAAGCGGATGCGTTAATGGCTCTTGCCCTAAGTTCGAAACACCAAGCTCTAGTCGAACAATTTGCCCATGAGAAAAGTCCTAAGGGAAGAGAAGCTAAGCGACTTATTGACTGGCCACCATCCGACACCAGACCAACTCCTAACGACCTCGAACAATGGGTCAGAGAAGCAGCAAAAGGTGGTAATGCCGATGCCGGTTGGCGTATTTTTTACAGCCCTCGTGGCGGAACTTGCGCCACTTGCCATACTTATAATGGAAGAGGTATTGCCATAGGACCAGACCTCACTGGCATTGCTCGCAATTCCTCTATGAGGTCTGTTATCAGATCCATCTTAGACCCTAATGTTAATATTTCTCCCCAACACACTCATTGGACCATGGAAACAAAATCGGGACAGACCAAAATAGGCATTCCCTTAGATGATGTTGGCGGAGCAGGAAAAGAGCGCTATGTGGGACCTGATGGAGAAACCTTTATCCTCCGTCCAAATGAGATTACATCTAAAACCATGGCCACTCATTCCCTCATGCCTCCAGGCCTATTAAATACCATCAGCCTACAAGATTTCCGCGACTTAATGGCCTTTCTCCAAGCTGAGAACTAGCAAGTTTATCAATGCAAACCACATAGTGTGCCTCACACTTCTGTCATCTGAGGTAAGCCCGGTTGATGTCATAGAAGTTGAACCAGATTCATAAAAGCTTGAGTGAGAAGAAAAAGAGAGTCGATGTAAATCTATCAATCACATCCTCTATGCCTAGCTCTTATAAGCAAGCGAAGAGAAAGCGATCAAGCCTGCAAAACCCCAGCCCATATAGGAGTGGGACATGGGTCTGTGGATCTCTAGAGCAGTGATAGTCTAGGGGACTCTATACTTCTTGGGGGTAAGATATTGCGCAGATCTTTAAGTCCCTACTGCACTATCCAGATTAAAAGCGACGGCTTTTTTCCTTTTCATAGTCTTTCCATAGAGACCGACATCAATAGTTTGGAAGTTTTGAACGCCAGGCATCTACAAGTTTTTCCAGTTCTGAGACAACCTCTGGTTTCTTGGAGGCAAGGTTGTTCTTTTCTTCAAGGTCCTTACTTAAATCGTAAAGTTGGATCTGACTGTTTTGACCGCTATAATATTTCCAATTTCTCTTTCTTAGAGCTATGATTCCTCCCTGATTTCCATTATTCCAAAATAAAGGCTTCTTTCGCTTACGATCCTCGCCAAACCAAACCACCGAGACATCTTCTCCCTCCAAGCCATCGGGCAGATTTTTAATGCCTGTGATGGCTGCAAGGGTGGGCAACCAGTCTATGAAAGAAGTAACATTCTCCGTATCCACACGACCAGCGGGAACTTTACCCGGCCAGCGGATAATGAATGGCACGCGAACACCACCTTCCCATTGCGTATGTTTTTCTCCGCGAAATATACCGGCGTATCCAATCATATTTTCCGAGTAGGGCCGCACTCCCTTGGGTTTATAAACAACAGGCGCAGGACCTTGATCACTGGAGAAAACAAAAATCGTATTATCTCGGATCCCCAGTTCGTCAATGGCCTCAAGAACGCGCTTCACATTCAAATCAATCGAGTAGACGTCCGCCATATAATGCTGCATAGAAGAGTTAAAATCCCCACCAACCTCAATGACCTGATCAATTCGTGACTGCATGCGATCTGAGAACTTGGAGCGATCTACTTCAATACCCTTAAATTTCTCAACGAGGTTATCGGGTGGATTTACTGCAAAGTGCGTGCTATGCCCCATGATGTTAACATAGAATGGCTGCTTACCTGCAGTCTCTCTCATAAACTCAATTGCTGCATTTGTGAGATCGTCATCACGACCTGCTTCAAGGTCCTTGCTTTTGCCAATAATCTTTACAACATCGAGACCATAGGTTCCATCCACAGCCATCTCCTTCGGACCTATATGCCATTTACCAAAGAGCCCAGTGCGATAGCCCTTTTCTGTTTTTAAGAGCTCAGAAATCGTCATACGGCCTTGGAAACCGGCTCTGGCTGTAAATTTTTCAAATGTCGCGGGAAACCGTCCCGTCATCAAACCCGTTCGACTTGGATTACATGTGACCCCTGTGACATAGTGTTGTTCGAAACGGGTCGCTTCCGTGGTGAGTTTATCTAGTGTAGGTGTTTTAGCATAGGGGTGCCCGTAACACGCCAGATCTCCATAACCCAGATCATCGGCAAAGAACAAGACAATATTGGGAAGCTTTTCTTCAGCTAAAACACTGAAATGGAGACCCATGACAAAAACAAGCGCAAGCATATGTTTCATCATTTTTACTATGGTGGCTTTCATTAGATACTTAGAAGGAAAATATTTTGTAGTTAGACGTTTTGGTTGAAGTTTTGTTGTCACATATTTCATATTTTTTTCTCAAAGAGTTGCACATCATGCATTAACCATATGGTAAAAATACCCTTGCAGTCACGTCAAGTTGTTTAGAAAAATCCCTCATTTCCGTTGCAACACTAAGCCTTGGTGGCAGATCGCTAAGATTGAAAGCACCGACCTTAAGCCTATTCTCTCCTCATGAACTGTCACGACATGAAATCGTGTGTAAAAGCGAGAGCCTGCAAGACTTACGCGGCTTCAGAGATCCTCTCAAAGCATTTTGCATTCATTTTAAATCCGTATGATGTAATGATAGACATTAACATAAAGGTTCAACATGCATTCTTTTCATACTCCGCTTCTACCGGTGGTATCCAGGTAGAAAATAGCCTATGAGGACTGAATCCCCGAATCGAGTCCGGGATGACAGAGGGTCTGTTAGAGTTGATAATAAATTTGTAATTACTCTAACTAATCACTTAAAGCCAACTGCAATCGCCCGAGAGCCGCAATACTATAAACATAAGGATAAAGCTTTTCGTAGTACCATAGTCGAGCGAAATAGAATCCCATAGGATAAGCATCCACTCTTTCCTGGGTCCAGGCTTTCTCTAACCACTTGACAGCACTGCCACATGCTTCAGCCGCTGACTCACTAAAATGAACCTGCGTCCAAGCTGCTAATGCCTCTACTGCTAATGCCGTTTCCTCAATGGATCCGACAACATCTTGATCTCCACCCCAGCTTCCATCCTTATTCTGTGCCCTTAATAACCAGACAACGCCTTTCCTAGCCAACTTCTCTGACAAGCCCGTTTCCGCTAAGGCGAGAACTACACGAGAAGTTCCGTAGGTGCGGTTAACCTCTTCCCTTGTCTCTTGACACCCAAACCACAAAGGACACCAGCTCCCACCCTGCTCTATTTCCTTAGATAAATATTTCATAGCCTTTCTGCTAAAGCGGTCCATTCTCATTCTCAAGTCACTGCCCACTTGACTGCGCCAAGCCATTAGTGCTCTCAGGGCATGTGCTGTGATATCCGGTGAGCTACGATCAAAAGGTAAAGCGCCCCAGCCCCGGCAAAAAGTTGGAACACCTCCGTCCTTATTTTGTAAATCAAGAAGCCACTGAATCCCTTTCTCAGCACTTTCTTGGTTTCCGGATAAATACTTTAAGGCAAGAATAGCTCCCGAAGTATCATCCGCATCAGGAACGCCACCGCTAAGCGGTGTCCAAGCCCACCCACCGGGTAAAGCTTTTGTATAAGGATGCACCTGAGTAAATTGCTGAGTAAGCAACCAATCACTTACTTGCTTTTGTCCCTGATGATCTAGCAGCATTTCTAAACAAGCACCTGCCCCACTTCCATTAACCGCAAGAGTTGTCACCCAAGTATTTAGATTGGTATCAATAGGCCAGCTCCCATCTTCGCGCTGTGAGCGTAGGATAAAGGAAAGCCCGCGCTCAACAATTGGCGTA contains the following coding sequences:
- a CDS encoding PQQ-binding-like beta-propeller repeat protein, with protein sequence MDRYQSSCIPVVLLLALASCGDGDLTHNTIEQSESNFEAKWNPFRGNKQLQGVVNVSVPGVELTWEYDTGAPVKSSPVIAKDKVFIGNDAGKFVALSLSTGSVIWERELVSNVEGGGAVVGDVIFVGNQAGEFYALDMDSGKTLWIYETEGEIKSSPNVAQLNDKTLVLIGSYDGSIYCFDSEERNLFWKFETGDRVNGTPAVTEKNEVLLGGCDTNIYVIDLATGKQIRLIEAGSYIAGSMAVRGGFGYVGHYGEEVLAVDIRSGLEKWRFKRNDFPYFSSPAVTEEYLIIGCRDKFVYCLDRNTGELWWDFATRGDVDSSPVIAGDVVLVASNDGRFYGVTYEDGELVWQYDIGSRLSSSPAVVPGWVVIGAGDGTVCGFSIKN
- a CDS encoding PVC-type heme-binding CxxCH protein — protein: MALKKVIHLGDFMFLEDKALHRSLSLYVIIRVKLFVLVSILFSNSYHLFRERLGYATLLLQRFPKKQVRARTFPLCECLMLFFFISLKISYANLNTPKTLDNRFKIELVAKEPDIVTPVGACFNHKGQLLVIESHTHLAKGKQPFPHDRIRILSDSDDDGIPDKFDTFYEGCTNTMSLIYGKGNWLYVATRQKIFRIKDTDDDHRADIEETIITLETSEDYPHNGLAGVCFDRNGKLHFGFGENMGKPYEIYGTDLICYKGHGDGGSIYQCDPDGKNLKQIATGFWNPFSMCFDSAGRLFAVDNDPDSRPPCRLLHIVPGADFGYQVRYGRKGTHPMQSWNGELPGTQGMVCGTGEAPSGIIDYHGMLLGTSWGHHTIEHYEISPKGATWTGHKRIIVQGNGQFRPVDFALAPDNSIYITDWVDTRYPVHGKGRIWRLSWIEQSLPKPSFAHLTKAEEEAQIILQTHDHKTLLAALSHEDPTIRTAARWQLQNDLSIEQINLSSLPPQQRFGLYHALRKQFDLGKHSLAKRDELLRTGLQDPDTNIQFLAVQWIADHHLKEYEKDLEFLLKNNIDHPYLFKATLAAISLLEGAKANNFNIIKVLFNLLEDDKQVAKVGPLALSLFPPHESKLTLARLKELTLMKDPQIVRQATRILALRGSNKNPDEETMDLLADIAKSNPHPEAQADALMALALSSKHQALVEQFAHEKSPKGREAKRLIDWPPSDTRPTPNDLEQWVREAAKGGNADAGWRIFYSPRGGTCATCHTYNGRGIAIGPDLTGIARNSSMRSVIRSILDPNVNISPQHTHWTMETKSGQTKIGIPLDDVGGAGKERYVGPDGETFILRPNEITSKTMATHSLMPPGLLNTISLQDFRDLMAFLQAEN
- a CDS encoding sulfatase-like hydrolase/transferase, which encodes MMKHMLALVFVMGLHFSVLAEEKLPNIVLFFADDLGYGDLACYGHPYAKTPTLDKLTTEATRFEQHYVTGVTCNPSRTGLMTGRFPATFEKFTARAGFQGRMTISELLKTEKGYRTGLFGKWHIGPKEMAVDGTYGLDVVKIIGKSKDLEAGRDDDLTNAAIEFMRETAGKQPFYVNIMGHSTHFAVNPPDNLVEKFKGIEVDRSKFSDRMQSRIDQVIEVGGDFNSSMQHYMADVYSIDLNVKRVLEAIDELGIRDNTIFVFSSDQGPAPVVYKPKGVRPYSENMIGYAGIFRGEKHTQWEGGVRVPFIIRWPGKVPAGRVDTENVTSFIDWLPTLAAITGIKNLPDGLEGEDVSVVWFGEDRKRKKPLFWNNGNQGGIIALRKRNWKYYSGQNSQIQLYDLSKDLEEKNNLASKKPEVVSELEKLVDAWRSKLPNY
- a CDS encoding prenyltransferase/squalene oxidase repeat-containing protein; the protein is MIKEGSSPLGAIDDLKSRVLTELVSLRDKDGTWMGALSSSALSTATALVVLFLYDHRKYASQVDEALEWLVKYQNADGGWGDTVRSKSNVSTTLLVWAAYHLADSDISKESYKSASHWLERDMILLEPEHIVKHIEKRYGKDRTFSIPILTLCAICRCLGDEQQAWKNVRSLPFELALLPHRWFERIHLPVVSYALPALIAIGVVRYVKKPPLNPLIAKLREWALPRALQKLMSIQPIRGGFLEATPLTSFVSMSLIQAGLKDTPIVERGLSFILRSQREDGSWPIDTNLNTWVTTLAVNGSGAGACLEMLLDHQGQKQVSDWLLTQQFTQVHPYTKALPGGWAWTPLSGGVPDADDTSGAILALKYLSGNQESAEKGIQWLLDLQNKDGGVPTFCRGWGALPFDRSSPDITAHALRALMAWRSQVGSDLRMRMDRFSRKAMKYLSKEIEQGGSWCPLWFGCQETREEVNRTYGTSRVVLALAETGLSEKLARKGVVWLLRAQNKDGSWGGDQDVVGSIEETALAVEALAAWTQVHFSESAAEACGSAVKWLEKAWTQERVDAYPMGFYFARLWYYEKLYPYVYSIAALGRLQLALSD